The Aspergillus flavus chromosome 2, complete sequence region ACATGCTTTTACTAGACACGGTGCTCAAGGCATCATGGACGGCGCTAGCAAGGGTATTCTGGAGACCGAGTTCGGTACCTCGAACGAGGATGAGTGCATTAAGAAGATCCTAGAGAACGGCGAATACCAGTCTTCTGTGGTATGCTCTTCTCCCCTAACCCTCACTTCCATTCTGAGATTCGATGCTAACTTATATTTCTAGACGAAGGAACGCCAGGGTGGTACCAATGACGCTAAAGACTCCCCTGTCGTTGGCCGGTAATTTTCTTAATTCAGCAGAGCTATGCATGATTTTATGA contains the following coding sequences:
- a CDS encoding ribosome maturation protein; this translates as MTRANEQTAKVFYKGSSEDFVVFVDDIEILNNWRKDRSIPLADVVNGFKIFVTHKHGAQGIMDGASKGILETEFGTSNEDECIKKILENGEYQSSVTKERQGGTNDAKDSPVVGR